The DNA sequence ATACCTGGTtcttttcagaggaatgtttttgttttgtttgttcaacACGTACTATtgaggattaaaaaaacaacaaactgcaAGGATAAGCAATTGTCTACTTTACAGACAAGTTAGCAAACAACCaataaaatgtgtctttagtCACTTTGTTACCAGCAGCCCGTTGCAAAAGCGCATAATTTATTTAGCTGAATGTATAAAACTGCTAAAGGTAAGTTTGACAgtctgacaggcataaaataaaattcagcacCAAGGTGATTCCAAGAGTGCTGTTAGCTGAAAgcttggcatatctcagccaagtgtgtctttaaaaaattgaggaaacagaacaagtggaggacaaaggaagaagtggcaggcctaaaaaaacAGCAGATGAATACTATCTGAAATGTAtgttaagaaataggaaaagaccagcaaagacctgagagatgcatctggaccttcagctgatccatctaccGTTCagtgaagcctcatcagaaatggccATAATTGAAAAAGCCTTTCTTAAGGAAGGGGAACAAGGAGAAAGTTACACAAAAACCGGACTAAAATCAGAGGCAACCAGTCTAATGGAGTGATGATCCAAACTTAAactttttggttcaaatcattgtCCTTGTCAGTTTGCAGAAGATCAAGAGAGAGGCACAACAGTGAGTGTTTAAAGCCacctgtaaaacacagcagaggctctgtcatggtttgggatGGCATTTCAGCCAATGGTGTTGGAGATGTTGTCAAAACTGAGTTATGAACGCAGAGAATTATGGTCAGATTTTGATCTACCATACAAAGGCATCTGGAAAGTGTTTGATTGGCAATGGCTTAATTTtacagcatgacaatgatcccaaacacactgccaatgcattaaaagcatacctggatagaaaaacacacattaccACATTATCATGGACTATTCTCCCCCAGAGCCCTGATCTTAACATCACTgtagcagtgtgggatcatgttgacagagaatggaacaaaaggcagccaacatccaaagaagagctttgaatgtccttcaaggagCCTGGAGAGCTATTCCTGAGAACTACTTAAAGTACACactctgtttttgctttatataaTGTATTCCCATGTGTGTTTGCAGACGTTTCAATAAAAATGCTGAACCTACTTCTTAAATCaagggtgactcaagacttttgcacagcactgtatttTTCTTCACCCTTTCTGTACTTGTCCTCTTCTCCTGTTGAATTCTAATACAAGTCCTTCATGATCTCCTGCAGCAACGGGTGCAAACACATGTCTATCTCTGTCTTTTTAAGCAGCTGGATGAGATGGACGTGATCGGTGACTATCTGACGCAGGTCTGTCATCTTCTGGAGCAGCTTGgcaaacagctgcagagagTCTGGATGGTTTAGCTTCAGCTGCAACTCCAGTGAATGAAGCACCGTCTCCTGAAGCTGCTCGATGGGCTTCACATTCAGCAGGCCTGGCCGGTCTGGACACATTACAGAGATAAGGAGGATAAATGAGAGACTGACCACAATATATCCAAAGTCCATTAAAACAGGTAGATGAAAATTTAAATTGGCAtaagaagagaaataaaaccGATAGAcatgaaagaaaggaaaatgacCTAAAGTTTAAAACTTATGTTGGATGGAGAGGTGCAAATAACTAAACATTATCCACATTCACTGGCAGAAAACATCTCAGTTTAGGTTAAGAATACTTATCTCGATTTCAAGAGATAATATTTGTCATTTAggttaatatttaaataaaacatttaattttaatcatCATGCTATCCAAGGTCAGGTTTTTATCAAGCAGCACTATAATAATCACCAATACTAGACTAAGCAGTTAGGATCTGTTGACATAAGAGGGTGAGGCTCAAGTGTTCACAAGCTGGTCTGATTTGTTaacattttagattttaaacCCTTAGGTTCCTGCTTGCTTTACTGTGATATTACTAGAACAAAAATGTTTGTTAAAAGATGTCAAAGTTGTATGAAAACAACTCGACTGAGTGACTGTTAGTCGCTCATGTGGTTGCCAGTGAaacctcacttttttttttcttttctttaagatACAGTGAGTCAAAATGTTGTCACCAACATGCAACTTGCTGTTTGTAAATCTCCCTACACGTGATGCAGTTGCTGTTTACTGCAGTTCTGCTAGACTCCCTTCCCAAAAACATCCAATACATCTATGAGTGGGCCGAGGCTGGCCGGAGATAGTGTGTTAAATACAGAGAACTGATAACTTGGATTTACTTGGAGCAGCTAACTATGTTACTTTATATACACGGATGTAAATTAAAGTCACATTGTCTGGCAGAAGCACAGCGATAACATGAAATAACCTTGGAatcatgattttgttttttaaatatttaaaataaaaaagtatttttgtttcatttttgccAAATATTGAGCTGAGAATGGGGTCGCCAGTgttgtatttgtttaatatatATCGGTAAGGAAACAGGAAGCGGTTAGCTTAGCTCTGTACAGAAACAGAAAGGCGTAAAAATGAGATTGCACAAGTGGTTTTATTGGTAGGTGATCATGGTATTCTTACTGTGCTAAGCAGCTGACACAGTAGTGCATTAGTAGATGCTACATAGAACTTTGCAGACCCACATATGCATGTTGTAGCTACCAACAAGGGGGCAATGTCACACATATGTGGCGCACGCTTAGTAAggcttgtttatgtttttgctgttgCTGGTTCTTTAGCTTAGTCCCTGTTGTAGAAAggtttttgtggattttttttaatccaactTAAGGTCACAAGTGGACACAGATTGTATTGTCTATCCCATCTGTCTATGGGCATGGGCCATAGTACAACCTGGAAAGTTCACCATACAACTATTACTTGTGCCAATCAGACGCTCTGACATGAACATCTACGACCAGTTTGGACTCACCAGTTAACCTAGCATGCATGTTTTTGGGCTATGGGAGGAAACTTGTACAGGGAACACTACACACAGAGAGGCCCAGGGTGACCAAGAGGTTCAAATGACTATCTTCTTCccgtgaggcaacagtgctaaccactggtGCTGCATCACCCAATGTGACCAAGATTTGTAGTGAAGTCAAACCATGTGTTAAAAACACTGAACTGTCCACTGCAGCTACTCTCGGTGCTGGTTGATCTTTGATGGGTTTTCTGCATGTGTTTAAGACAATTTTTCTACATACACTTAACGTATTGCTACATGctgttgggcttttttttcctttttttttttcgggGGGTTGCACACACGCAATAGCTTCCACTGATTACATTTTCACAATCCCTCTCACTGTGTAGCCAGTCATGATTCCCTCAATAAGGAACACTGCCAGAACAGCTATTTCTCCCTGCTTCCAGCTGTTACGCAAAGCAAGGTTAAGCTGTGTGCAGCATTACTTTAATAGACAGATATTAACCGATAATGGTGTCAGTCCTGTTAACTCAAAGTCCAGACTCAGACGTTTTAAAATCCAAGCCAATTTTGAAATTGTTTCATCGTGCACATACAGAAAACTTTTACAATTATTAGAAATATTAGGCCAGAGGGAGCACTGTGAGTGATCTCATGTGGTTGCACTTCTAGACTAAAATGGAGACTGTGGTGCAATCGCTTGCTGTAATGTTAGCAATAGATtgcactgagaaaaaaaatcaggcgGCTAATAAAATCTGGATGACAAAGTACTTGGGGAGATGTGGTCAACAAGGGTTATTTATTCTTGAACGAGAACTCGAGGTGAGATTTTAACTGTCAATAAAATCTGTCGACACCATTAGCCGCCCCCAGGCTAATCTTATGTATGCAATCGTGCTCTTGCCATATATGGAAAAACGGTTCATTCAACACATCAGTGCAGCAGATGCCATGTTAATCATTTCTGTATCCCTGCAAACACTTTCTTTTATGAGTATATCAGCACCAATAAAGTGCTGATATACTCATAATCAAATTTGAACTCTAAATGTCCAACAGTGGACACAGTGAATCTGTGAGAGTTTTGGGAGGTTTAAGAGTAGTGCTCCAAACCATTCACATATCCAGATTTCTCCTCCGAAGGTCAGGAGAGGTGAACTGGGGACAGAtagtaaaacaaacaataataaaaacactaaCCCCCACTGAGAATGATAACAGCCAGAAATAGGGCCATGTCGCTGTCGTCCAGCTCCAGCGTGTTAAACTTGACGGAGAATTCAAACTTTGGTTCCATCATTTGACAGAAAGGTTTCCTGAGACTCTTAAGGAACTCCCGCGTCATAAAAATCTGTCCATAGGAGATGAGGGTCCCATCTTTGTTCATCAGAGGCGACATCATGATGATCAAAACCTCAATCACACCGTACTTCAGCAAAgtaacctgaaaaaaaaaaagaacacaatgATTGTATCAAAATCTGGCAAGAGCTTTAGTTTAGCAGAAATGATAGTCGGGTCGTAACttcattttcattcaaaatctagAACTGCGAGCAACAATGAGCTTCGCTAACCATTATGTTGACTTATTTACGTTGATCATTTTCTGAACTGAAATTGTccaaaactgtttattttaaagttgttttAGAACAGAAAAAATCTTCCACAACAATCAGGACCGAACGGATGAACCACTGATGAATCTCACCTGATCATTTAGATCCAAATCGACAAATCCAGGGATACTTTTGGCAAACTCTGTCACTTCTCTCACTGCTTCTGCTGAACGAGACTGACAGCTCTGGAAGAACCGCAGCTCCACAGTGTCTGCTTCTCCCTGTCCACCGAAGGCCGACATTCTCATAACCTCACTTTCTGACATCGGGTGCGTTTCCGTGTAGCCTGATACCATGTGAGAGAAGGTACTTAATTTAGTTGGAGGAAtataagaaaaacagagaagctAACAATATAAGAAGCTAAAAATCACTTAACAAAGAGTTAACAGATAATTGCTGAATTTTGTGTCTTTCTAGATCTCTCGATCATCATTCATCTCCATTTTTCTGCAAGACTTTTagaaaataacaatacaatTATCGACTGATGAAGAGAATATGACAGAAGATACAGAGGTACCATTGAGAATAGGTAACATAATTTATCAGCACCATTAAAACTGGacttgaaaaatgtaaaaacagcactcccccccccccccagaaaaACTAATGCAATGAATTGGGGTTAATATGTGTGCTTTAATAATTATCTTGTTTATgtggaaacaaaaataaaaaacatagaCAACACTGGGTGAAACTGGTAAATGAAGAAGTTTAAATAGTTGGGATTTCATTTTAAGGAGCTTGTCTGAGTTTCAGCCTTTGTTTTGTATATGTTGAACTGCTATTACTATTAATTCCAatgtaaaggttttttttaatgtggaatAATAGGAACAACATCTTCTGCATTGCTGTAGCTAATTACATTCCTAATACTAAACGAAACAATAACAGACAAACAACATGTTTTGCACATTGCAACAAAAGGTGTTGTTTAACAGAGTAATTTGATACTACCCACCTCCGTGTACGGGTGGAAGAATGGAGGtctggtgctgctgctggtgctcTGGGACTGGTATCTGCGTACAATTAATGAACTGTTCTCCTTCCATTAGAGACTTCATGTCGTGGATGACAAAAGGCTACAGGTAGAGTGCAAGGAAAATTTTGGGAGAAggcagaagaaaaggaaaaaagaaaagaaaaagagaataaaTTAAGTCGATTATAGGTCTTCTGAGGACATTTAGTCTCATCTGTATGATGAGCCAAATAAGGAAAGTCTCAGCTGCAGGCCGACACAGAAAAAAACCATCATTTCCAGGTATCTGAGCAACCTTACGCTTACTTTAGTAAAACACTGACACGCACTGGCCTGAAACATGAATGCTGCTATTCACACACATAAATCTTCATTGTAGTGGGAATAGAGGGAATTAAAGCAGGCAATTCTCTAGAAGTTGTGAAATGAACAACCCATTTCCTGCGTGAGTGAATGAAACTGAGTGGGGGGAGTGAAATGTCTTTATGTGCTCACTGTGCAGGAATCTGCTTGTTAGTTTTGTCTTTACACAGCaattgtatgttgttcagtgcAAGCACAACAAGCGCCTCCATTTTCTTATAAGTGCCAGCTTTCATACAATTTCTTTCAACACACTCGGGATTGCTGCTATAAACATATAGGCTAAACAAATATAGTCTATATAAAGATACCTTTAATCTATTTGTGCGACTGTAATGCTACGTTTAGCATTTGCCACTAGCAACATTACTAAgtgtgcaaaaagaaaaaaacactacaCTGGGTAGCTAAGTTGGAAGCTAAATTTAACTTGTGTGAACATTATGTAtaacaaagaaatcaaacctCCATTTTATCTGAATCACTCATACAACAAGGTAAAATAATAGGTATCTTGCACAGAGACGTTGTAGCTCCGTTTCCAAAATAATTGAGCAAAACAATGATGGTTTTCCAAGgttgaaaaaaaatctcttcctTTATCTCATATGGTATGTCTGGAGTTCCGGTACAGTTAAACACTGATTACACATCAACTCATATCAAGGTTCTGcttgttaaaaaatgtaaatattctaCGAAAGTTAAAATCATTGACTCCCAATTTGTTTTAGGAGGATTGCTTTGGTTTAGTAAATAACCAAGCAGTCCCTCAAACAAAGAGACGATTCGGGGCTATTTGGCTGCAATCACCACGATGAACAGTCATAACAAGCAGACGAAAGAGATGCGGTGCAACCTTGAGCTGAGAGTTATCTGAGAACACgagtaaaaaaccaaaaactaagAAGCTCCTTCTACATTTTAAGAATATAATATGGTCAAAGTTTTTAATCCACTTTTTTATTCTGTGagggaaaaaatcaaagaagaTGAAGTGATCAGGTTTCACAGAAAAGCCTACATAAACGTACACatacaaatactgtaaatatcTTCACGCTGATAGTTTTTAAGCATGTTTTTCATATTCTCAAAGATTAACCGTCATTTGTCTGAAAACAGACAATTGAATTTTTGACCTCCAGTGACTCATCTCACATCTTGTGACACGATCCTGTGTTTTTATCGGTTAAAAAAACTGTCCAGTGTGCACCATGGGTGTATTAGTCAAACAGCATCAGTaccaagaaaaagaagaaggaacaaTGGTTACTGGTACACGCGTAGAGCATATGCATGTACCAGTAGAATTTGCTTTTTACTTTGCTCCGCTCCACTCCTTAAAGCCCAGCAAAACCAGTATGATGACATGGCTATGCATCAGTGTCAACTTAAAATGACATTAGATTCTTGCAGATATGTTGGTCTCTGCTGATTGGTTGGAGAGGCTAAAATCAAATCCCCAACTGAAACTACTTACAGTTGGAACAATGTGAGAATGATAATGGAAACACAGCGTAACAGGCTGACAGTACTATCTGATATCAAGCCAACTCCATAATCTTCAGATCACATATGTATGTCTGATTAAAGAAATGCAGTTGTCACACTGAATGTAATACTACTAGTACTACTATATGAATAATACACAGACAAAGCAACTTCACATATAGGAATAGCGGCAtcacaaggagaaaaaaaggagaaaactgaTAAACTaaaagccaaaataaaataatgtattgtgGATCAATGCAGAGTGGATAAAAATATTCACTTGAGATATATTTTATGTTCTGCTTGAATGCTATTTGATTAGGTCTCTTTGGAAAACTCTAAACCCTAAATAGCTTCTTCCATTCAGCTTTTCTAAATTTCCAAATGTCTTTATGAAATCATCTGATGTTTTAAGCAGGACTGTTGAAGCCATGTCTATAAAAGAAAAGACTGCTAAAAGCAACACCACCCTGTTCTG is a window from the Pelmatolapia mariae isolate MD_Pm_ZW linkage group LG5, Pm_UMD_F_2, whole genome shotgun sequence genome containing:
- the pparg gene encoding peroxisome proliferator-activated receptor gamma isoform X2, whose translation is MVDTQQLLAWPVGFSLNTADLPELEDSSHSLEMKHLSTFDYASISSSSIPSSLSPPLVSSIPSAGVAYDLSPPQSEEHLTNMDYTNMHSYRTQPDMFNSIKLEPESPPQYSDSPVLSKLPDDTSAAALNIECRVCGDKASGFHYGVHACEGCKGFFRRTIRLKLVYDHCDLHCRIHKKSRNKCQYCRFQKCLNVGMSHNAIRFGRMPQAEKEKLLAEFSSDMEHMHPEAADLRALARHLYEAYLKYFPLTKAKARAILSGKTGDNVPFVIHDMKSLMEGEQFINCTQIPVPEHQQQHQTSILPPVHGGYTETHPMSESEVMRMSAFGGQGEADTVELRFFQSCQSRSAEAVREVTEFAKSIPGFVDLDLNDQVTLLKYGVIEVLIIMMSPLMNKDGTLISYGQIFMTREFLKSLRKPFCQMMEPKFEFSVKFNTLELDDSDMALFLAVIILSGDRPGLLNVKPIEQLQETVLHSLELQLKLNHPDSLQLFAKLLQKMTDLRQIVTDHVHLIQLLKKTEIDMCLHPLLQEIMKDLY